TTTTGTGGATTGAAGATTTTTGCGTGTTTCTTCAGTGAAAGaaatattctgaaaataaaaaaaagaaaaattataaaaacattaaaaaatatataataataatcaattggACAacattcatataaaattaattgctaTTTTATCACGTACGGATTATTTACGGATTACAAggtgaattaattattttaaaaaatttttatggtctTTTACTCATAATTCTCTTTTTATCACTTTAAAAGGGagtaaaagcaataaattttatttttttaaaaattatttctggattatttccttaaaatttttgacctgtAATGCAATGAAGAGCTCaggtataattttaattggtgactttttgggtatttttacaaattatcataaaatgacaaaaataaatatataaaaaaattccattcattGAGCAAAATAACTCAATTGAGACAGATGTTATATTTAATCTAAAATGATTCACTTTTAGctaccttaaaaattttcaagattagaaaatttatttaaacgtagataaaaataaaataataatttattaaattaaataaataaattaaatttttaatgaatatttaaaaaataataataaataaataattaaatttataatttttcaatttcaaaaaataaaaatcttttttttaaattgtttaaaaagaacaaaatttacaaaaatttttcattttttcctctaatactttttcggatttttttttaattttttcgttaaaaaatattttagagctataaaataaaattatttattaaaattttcttcaaaaaataataaaaaaaaaaaaaaaaaatatttaaaaaaaaatatataataataaaattaaatttaaaatttaagaaaaatttaaatttttaaaaatttcctactCATGATTTTCATATAGAAAAATAGGTATGAgttaatgtgaaacatttttagaatttaaataaaaaatataaataaaaatatatataaaaaattaatttataattaaaaaaaaattgtaaattaaattcatttttgcatttttaaataaaaacacttaaaaactttgaaaaattgaaaaataatttcactaaTGACAGaaaacatcagaaaaaaattaaattaatattaattgtcACTTACCATCCTTCCTCatcattttgatttattatcgTCAGCTTCCTATCAAAATATGCTTTGTACTgtacaaattttgtcaaacacATGATAAGACAATGCCCACACAGTTTGATTGGTGACGTGTAGCTTCACTTTAAATTCAAATGTatgtaaaattgaacaattttgtgAACATGATTGTACAAAAAGACCGCAACTCTGATTATTTCTTATCACTTTCAATTTTCAGGAACACATTGAAAATAATCACTCGcccagaaaaatattttttttactattggGAAGCATTGCATAAGTGCGATGCATTTACCTTGGtgacaaaaatacattttttcactACACGTGAAACGACTGCGTGCgtcgaagaaaatattttcttttgagaCAATGTCGTTACTAATTTGTctatcaaaaagaaaaaaaatcataaacacTTGTGGGTCTATTAATAGCAGTCAGTAATAGCATTAGGTGCATTTTTTCGACGAGACATTCTGTGAGAAAATCGACTTTCGCGTGATTTATTGAGTGAGCACCCGTGGTTTGAAAAGCTCGAATAATTGCATGCCACATCAAAAATTGCTCGCGATTATTATTTAGTACGCATTcatatgtaaaataatttctatttgGTCAcagaaacgaataaaaattggCCTTTTGTTGAGTAATTGAGCGTTTTGGAGTTCAAGACACGAAATGCCTCTTGACGAGAACAATAAAAAGGAAGTCGttctatacaaaaataaaatttcaactaaataGAGGTGACTTCGCATCGATTGCAAAAAGAATGTGCGACATGACATCCGATTTGGgtctgttttattatttttttgcgaagGCGTGttgttaacataaaaattcttaataaaaaaagatttgatgCTTACTCACTATTTCATGCAAGGAGGAGCGGAAGATGcttttgaacataaaatagGAGTTTCTGTCACTCAAAATAACTTTGAGCGATTATTCTGAATTATTTACACAACAAGCGATGATTACAAAACGTGGTGTCTTGttgaaaatatcattaattttaatctgaaACTGGAAGCCAATATTTACATGGAACGCGATTCGATTCGATcgcgttacaaaaaaaaatattaaagtagcaaaaaataatctgtttctttgaactttttttttattatttattattactgaaGTTTCTTATAATTTGATTCACAGCACGTAGaacttttgcttcttttttatttaattcttcttTATTATTTCGGTTCAAATAAGTCTTTCCTTTAATTTATTCGCGAATCAAATAAATCtcgcaaaaaaagttttaggcagaaaaaaattattcttttgaaAAGTGGGAAGAGAGAGacatgaaatgatttttttgttcgctgATCTCACGGTTTAgtgagtcaaaaatttatagttaACATGATACTTTAAATTAAGTAGATTTTGGTCATATATCTTACCTTTGCTTGTTCTTtcctttaaatatattttttcgttgGATGGTATCCAATTTCAAGATAGCAAGTAAAAATTGGTTACATAGGTCATGTtaggataaaatttcataagtgAGTTAGGTTTTATgcatttcgaataaaaaaatgctattTTTGGGCTTTTAGATGTCTGTCCGTTACAtaggtaaaaattgaaattaataacccatacaaattttgtaacgcaataactcaagtTTCGTTTAaggaatttctttgaaattttttttaaaatggtttTCCATTGATTTTTAAGGTTTTGGTTTACCTACAGGAAAAATTTTGGCGAAATTTTAAGATTCGTTAAAAGATAATTGATTTCAAGTGCTttggatataaaaatttatttattaattaagtaatttattattaaaaatttattaatttatttaaaaattaattattttgaatttaataaaaaacttttaaaaaaattgtatgaaaacgttaagaaatatttttctttaaattatttttttttattttatttttaaacattttacaacaaaaaaaaatataaaactatcaaatttaataaatttttagatgaaaaattgattgtgaaattcttaatttttgttgaatttgtctccaaaaaatttccataaggccgctccaaatgaaaatcaaaaataaagtccaaaatttttgaaaataaaatgggggggcaaaataaaaaaaaattgaaatacttattttcatacaaaatgacaaaattttagcaatttttgaccgttgatcaacatttttgttgttttttaataatcttctttgaaactttcaaattaaaaattgatttaagatcattttaatttaaaaattgaaaaattaaaatttcataaaaaataactgtcaaaaaaatttgaaaaaaaaattcagtaattttatgaaaaatttttctagaaaataaaattcaagtaaaaatattattttcaaaacaaaaattaaattaattgaaaatttttttgaaaatgtcttaaaaaattatgaaaatacaacaaaaaacgataaattttgatgaaatttttaactttttttttttattttgccccattggatttttgacttttaaaatggggcatcggactttatttttgattttcgtttggagcggcctttatcattaaaaaaaatattttttcaagaaaacattctgaaaatttaaaattttgctcatttaaatttaaagcaaaatgcgcttaagtcatttttgaatcatttttatgaGTTGATTTATTACCTTTTTACGTTATTTTGATTCTTTTCCATGCTTAGAAAGTATTTTTGCCAAGTTTTTGCTTAGTTtctgttcataaaaaaaactttttctataCGATGATTGCAAAAACAGCTTAAAGGAGGGAAGTGATGCGTACAATAAACTTTCTAAACAGAAACATCCGACTATTCTATGCAAATTATTTGCCACTTTGATTCATTGTATTTTTGACACCTCTAAagatttgctattttttaaaaagatttttttttcaattgtttcaaaagtttaatgccccaactttattttttttttcagataagcTTCGTTTGGCATCTTTTCTACTACTTATATGGACCATCGACCGACATCGCATGTCTAGGTCAATGTAACAATTGAGTCAAGTCAACAATAATCGCCTTATATGTTTTGATTTGCCTGACATAAGAAGGCACTTAGACAGTATTATCACCTCTTGCGTTCGCAAACAACACATCAAAACATGAGAAAATCCCTTGGAAGTCTATGATAgtggttttttttatcaagatactttagaaaaaaagtcaattcaactaaattttgtaaaaaatttcaacaaaaaatacaaaaatggcaaaaatcgCTGCTGGCAACGAGCCTGTTCCACGAACAGTCTTCGCGGATGACATCAAATCTGACAACAAAACGAACGGAGACACCGAATCACACAACGGAGTGCAGCTCAAGAAGGAATTGGGACTACTTGATGGCGTGGCAATTATCGTCGGTGTCATCGTTGGCTCGGGAATCTTCATTTCGCCAAAGGGAGTACTCGAGAACTCAGGATCAACAGGGCAGGCGTTGGTTGTTTGGGTACTTTCGGGTGTCCTGAGTATGGTAGGTGCCCTATGTTACGCCGAACtcggtaagaaaattaaatttctcgcatttaaattggaaaataattgatttttcttccatCTCAGGTACAATGATCCCGAAATCAGGCGGCGATTATGCGTACATTGGCGTCGCTTTTGGCCCATTGCCTGCCTTTCTCTACTTGTGGGTCGCCTTATTGATTCTCGTACCAACAGGAAATGCCATTACCGCACTTGCGTTCGCTCAGTATCTGCTGCAACCGTATTGGCCAATGTGCGATCCGCCGTACTGGGCTGTTCGGTTAATCGCTGCTTTTATAACTTGTAAGTTTATTGCGACATTTCctgtgaaatttattaaaaattgatttttttttgtaggtttgCTCACGGGAATCAACTGCTACAACGTTAAATGGGTCACGAGAATCACGGATACCTTTACAGcaacaaaagtttttgcttTGTTGATTATTGTGGCAGCTGGAGCGTCGTATCTTGTGGGAGGAAATTTCGAACATTGGTCAGAACCGTTCGAGGGATCAAAAACTACGCCTGGATATATTGCATTGGCATTCTATAGTGGACTTTTCTCCTATTCGGGAtggaattatttgaattttgtcacGGAAGAGTTGAAAAATCCGTATCAGTAAgtcttaaattctaaaatttttaaagaaaattattaaaaattgtcttttttaggAATCTCCCGCGTGCGATTTGCATCAGCATGCCTGTTATCACAGTAATTTACGTCATCACAAACATCGCATACTTTTCTGTGCTCTCTATTGATCAAATTTTGGCATCAGATGCTGTTGCTGTAAgttactttttcattttaaaatattttttttacgatttttcattaaaaatttcattttaggtGACATTCGGTGACAAAATGTTAGGATGGTTTGCATGGACAATGCCTCTTTTTGTCGCTGCTTCAACTTTTGGCTCCTTAAATGGTGCAATTTTCGCCTCATCTCGTCTTTTCTT
The sequence above is drawn from the Culicoides brevitarsis isolate CSIRO-B50_1 chromosome 1, AGI_CSIRO_Cbre_v1, whole genome shotgun sequence genome and encodes:
- the LOC134831052 gene encoding Y+L amino acid transporter 2, yielding MAKIAAGNEPVPRTVFADDIKSDNKTNGDTESHNGVQLKKELGLLDGVAIIVGVIVGSGIFISPKGVLENSGSTGQALVVWVLSGVLSMVGALCYAELGTMIPKSGGDYAYIGVAFGPLPAFLYLWVALLILVPTGNAITALAFAQYLLQPYWPMCDPPYWAVRLIAAFITCLLTGINCYNVKWVTRITDTFTATKVFALLIIVAAGASYLVGGNFEHWSEPFEGSKTTPGYIALAFYSGLFSYSGWNYLNFVTEELKNPYQNLPRAICISMPVITVIYVITNIAYFSVLSIDQILASDAVAVTFGDKMLGWFAWTMPLFVAASTFGSLNGAIFASSRLFFVGARNGHLPAAISLININYLTPIPSLLFMGIITIALLFIKNVYSLINYVSYVEALFILLSVAGLLILRKRQPDLNRPIKVNTSLPIIYLITASFLVISSIYQSPWETGIGTLVILLGIPVYYATIHHPQKWLTETSQRINTVCQKLFLCVPNQEKID